TTCGACCGGACGACGGAGCTGTACCAGCTTCGTGCGCGCTACATGGACCCGAGGACGGGGACGTTCCTTAGCCTGGACCCGCACCAGGGGAACCGGCACGACCCGCAGAGCCTGCACAAGTATATGTATGCGCACGCGAACCCCGCGACCAACACGGACCCGACGGGCCTGTGGTCGCTGGGCGAGATGGGCGGCGCCATGGCGGGACAGAGCATCCTCGCTGGGTCGAGCGGACTGAACTTCTGGGTCGTATTGGGGATGCTGGTCCCTCGTGCAAAAGAGATTGTAGGAGCAACAATTGCGCTTTCGCTGCTTACCGAAAGATATATGGATGCGGCGCTTAACGGCGACATAAGATTTGTGGAGCTGTTAAGCGTATTGACGAGAGCTATTTTAGACACGCTGACAGCATCCAATAAGGCAGCCAACAGCATTGTATTCTCTCAAAGCCTGTTTTCTCCAGAAGAGATTAAAGGTGCTATTGACAAACTTAAAACCGACCATAAAAAAGTAGAGCATATTCAAGATGAGAAACACCTTTGGAAAAACAGACTTAATTTAGACCCCAAAGACCCCAAGGATTGGGAAGAAATCATATTGATTATACAAGCTGTTCTGGCAAGCGGAACAGAGGAGAAGTATGGCGTTGCGCTTAAGAGAAGTCTGGAAGTTGGTAAGGAAATCGTATCGGTTACATACACAATAATAGATGGGGTCATAAGAATCTCTGACGCATGGGTTAAATATTGATGGGCTTAGACAGAGGTAAAAGAAATGGAACAATCTGAGTTCGAGGGGAAAGTAATGGAAAAAATACTTAACTCTCCCGAGAAACCGTATTGTATCCTTAAGAATCAGTATTTGAATGCTACTATTACTTCGCGTAAGCTGACTCAAGTTGGTTTTTTTACTAACTTTAAAGTTCCGAACAAATTAATTGTTCCCGGTATGAAGGGACTGATTATGGATGTGTACGCAAAATTCGACAACTCCGATTCAACTTGCTTATTTATATTATTTGTGCGTAACGGTAAAATAGATTTTTTGGAAGGCGTTATGTCAGATGGTGATAGACCCTCTAACTACGACAAAGCTATTTTATGTTATGCTTTCAAAGATAGAAGACAACATGAAATAGAGAACTACAATTAGTTTCAAATAATCAAGAAGCCTTAAACATCTTTATGCATGGCGATTATGCCATGCATAAAGATAGTTTGGTCGCTGGGCGAGTCGAGCGGACTGAACTTCTGGGTCGTATTGGGGATGCTGAAAGGGGCGGCCTACAGCATCCAGTTTGCGTGCTCCATGCGCAGCCTCGTCGTGGCGATGCTGACGGGCGACGCCGAGGAATTTCTGCACGCGCTGTCGAACGGAATGGTGTCGTTCATGAGTCTGATGGGCGTCTGCGAGTCGCATCTTGCGATGCAGATCCTGACGAAGGCGCTTGCGGCGTATGGCGTGAAGGGGAACGCCGAGGCGTTCCTGAAGGCCAAAGAGAAGAACGACGTTGCGGGGATGCTGGAGGCCGGTCTGAATATCGCGCTGGACATCATCACGCTGTTCTCGAGCTGCTTCGACGGGGACACGCCTGTGGCGACGGAGACGGGCTTCAAGCGCATCGATGAAATCCGGGCCGGAGACCGCGTGTGGTCGTACAACGTCGAGACCGGCGAGAGGGCGCTGAAGGCAGTCAAAGAGGTCTTCGTGCGGGAGAACGACGAGCT
This genomic window from Fretibacterium sp. OH1220_COT-178 contains:
- a CDS encoding RHS repeat-associated core domain-containing protein, producing FDRTTELYQLRARYMDPRTGTFLSLDPHQGNRHDPQSLHKYMYAHANPATNTDPTGLWSLGEMGGAMAGQSILAGSSGLNFWVVLGMLVPRAKEIVGATIALSLLTERYMDAALNGDIRFVELLSVLTRAILDTLTASNKAANSIVFSQSLFSPEEIKGAIDKLKTDHKKVEHIQDEKHLWKNRLNLDPKDPKDWEEIILIIQAVLASGTEEKYGVALKRSLEVGKEIVSVTYTIIDGVIRISDAWVKY
- a CDS encoding polymorphic toxin-type HINT domain-containing protein yields the protein MPCIKIVWSLGESSGLNFWVVLGMLKGAAYSIQFACSMRSLVVAMLTGDAEEFLHALSNGMVSFMSLMGVCESHLAMQILTKALAAYGVKGNAEAFLKAKEKNDVAGMLEAGLNIALDIITLFSSCFDGDTPVATETGFKRIDEIRAGDRVWSYNVETGERALKAVKEVFVRENDELLHIETSRGVVDATTSHPFYVVGKGWVAAGDLSVGDSIHAISGDAGIVTGLRLEKLDKPIPVYNLEVEDFQSYFV